The following proteins are encoded in a genomic region of Triticum dicoccoides isolate Atlit2015 ecotype Zavitan chromosome 1B, WEW_v2.0, whole genome shotgun sequence:
- the LOC119350107 gene encoding glucuronokinase 1-like, giving the protein MVMVMQAETEMERRAYARVGLLGNPRDVYGGRTVSFTVTGLWATVRLRSSDQLLVQPHPRHDLVACPSLHALVSAPPPPPTLSMDIDTSTLVHERTDLASANQSIHCTAAQMMIRIRIAPPISVLPD; this is encoded by the coding sequence atggtgatggtgatgcagGCAGAGACGGAGATGGAGCGCAGGGCCTACGCGCGCGTGGGCCTCCTCGGCAACCCCAGGGACGTCTACGGTGGCCGCACCGTCTCCTTCACCGTCACCGGCCTCTGGGCCACCGTCCGCCTCCGCTCCTCCGACCAGCTCCTCGTCCAGCCCCACCCGCGCCACGACCTCGTCGCCTGCCCCTCCCTCCACGCCCTCGTaagcgcccctccccctcccccaaccctCTCAATGGATATAGATACATCAACGCTGGTGCATGAACGGACAGATCTAGCAAGCGCGAATCAATCCATCCATTGCACCGCGGCGCAGATGATGATTAGAATCAGAATAGCACCACCAATCTCAGTTCTTCCAGATTAA